Proteins from a single region of Macrotis lagotis isolate mMagLag1 chromosome 2, bilby.v1.9.chrom.fasta, whole genome shotgun sequence:
- the OR10Z1 gene encoding olfactory receptor 10Z1: MGLCNETTWRDFVFLGFSSFGNLQFLLFAIFLSLYLITLTSNVFIIVIIRLDNHLHTPMYLFLSVLSFSETCYTLGIIPKMLSNLAVGSQAISYLGCAVQMDFSASWACTNCFLLAVMGFDRYVAICAPLHYASRMHPVLCNQLVGTSFLSGYLIGMGMTLVIFRLPFGGSHEIHHFFCDTPPVLSLACGDTVMSELGILILSLLVLLVSFSFIAISYANILVTILRIPSAKGKQKAFSTCASHLIVVIIHYGCASFMYLRPKASYSLERDQLIAVTYTVVTPLLNPIVYSLRNQAVQAAFKNALQGKLLGKR, translated from the coding sequence ATGGGACTGTGCAATGAAACCACTTGGAGGGACTTTGTCTTCTTGGGATTCTCCAGCTTTGGGAATCTGCAGTTCCTGctctttgccattttcctctctctctacctcATTACCCTGACCAGCAATGtcttcatcattgtcatcattcgACTGGACAATCATCTTCATACACCCATGTACCTTTTCCTCTCTGTTCTCTCCTTCTCTGAAACCTGTTATACACTAGGTATCATCCCCAAGATGCTTTCAAACCTGGCAGTTGGGAGCCAGGCTATCTCCTATTTGGGTTGTGCTGTTCAGATGGACTTCTCAGCCTCATGGGCCTGCACTAATTGCTTCCTCCTGGCAGTGATGGGCTTTGACAGGTATGTAGCCATCTGTGCCCCGCTGCATTATGCTAGCCGAATGCACCCTGTTCTTTGCAACCAGCTTGTTGGCACTTCTTTCCTTAGTGGGTATCTCATAGGGATGGGAATGACACTGGTTATTTTCCGACTCCCATTTGGTGGCTCCCATGAAATACACCACTTCTTCTGTGACACCCCACCAGTACTGAGTCTGGCCTGTGGAGACACTGTCATGAGTGAGCTGGGGATCCTTATTCTTAGCCTTCTAGTGCTCCTAGTCTCTTTTTCATTCATAGCCATCTCCTACGCCAACATCTTGGTCACCATACTGAGAATACCCTCAGCAAAGGGGAAACAAAAAGCCTTTTCCACCTGTGCTTCCCACCTCATTGTGGTCATCATCCATTATGGCTGCGCATCTTTCATGTACCTTCGGCCCAAGGCTAGCTATTCCCTGGAACGTGATCAGCTCATTGCAGTTACTTATACCGTAGTGACCCCACTCCTCAATCCCATTGTTTATAGCCTAAGGAACCAGGCTGTACAGGCTGCTTTTAAGAATGCCCTCCAGGGGAAACTTCTTGGAAAAAgatga